The following coding sequences lie in one Silvanigrella aquatica genomic window:
- a CDS encoding penicillin-binding transpeptidase domain-containing protein, whose amino-acid sequence MDFLNNIPVKKAFRNILIPFVGIGICFSNFQVAFAENVTILYSNQNKIASAKKSKKNQKLKVHLKPKKIYYSKSKSRSKHKRVAVENFAKGEGKTIFVTAQPILFSSYSGSSLIRSKYSQNAVKVKAFTDPRESLNNNGAAFNTPFGQIDWPEVATKMFIKNGKVYSYYKNYKLELTIDPQLQDASEKYLSQSRILNGSTAILDPKSGKILALSQNGGNRNAIVSVSSRAPAASLMKIITAAAAIEKRNLNPYDEIAFRGGCGSLRNGNWLADPARDSQRLTFAKAFGSSCNTAFARIALYDVGLSSLKSMAEKFLFNKPIPSDVKLQTSMFLLPDPDTATPQEVAEAGAGFGATRLNPIHAALLSATVNNHGIMMAPYLIEAAYNSDGKEVYRAKPMQIGRVITAQTASKIETLMLATISSGTSRRTFHKAGTRADANEIGGKTGTLLDPENRDVLYTWFSGIAPLNSPNSIAIGTVVASPQNWVIRASSVAQTTLADYLKFERSDSRVASRSN is encoded by the coding sequence ATGGATTTTTTAAATAACATACCTGTAAAAAAAGCCTTTCGAAACATCCTCATTCCCTTTGTTGGAATTGGAATATGTTTTTCAAATTTTCAAGTAGCATTTGCAGAAAACGTAACAATTTTATATTCTAATCAAAATAAGATTGCGAGCGCTAAAAAATCTAAAAAAAATCAGAAGTTAAAAGTTCATTTAAAGCCTAAAAAAATTTACTATTCCAAATCAAAATCACGTTCAAAACATAAAAGAGTAGCAGTTGAAAATTTTGCTAAAGGTGAGGGTAAAACCATATTCGTAACAGCTCAACCTATTCTCTTTTCATCTTACTCAGGCAGCTCTTTAATTCGTTCAAAATACTCACAAAATGCTGTCAAAGTAAAAGCATTTACTGACCCCAGAGAATCCCTGAACAACAATGGCGCTGCATTTAACACGCCTTTTGGGCAAATAGATTGGCCTGAAGTTGCAACAAAAATGTTTATTAAAAATGGCAAAGTTTATTCCTATTATAAAAACTATAAACTCGAATTGACCATTGACCCCCAATTACAGGATGCTTCAGAAAAATATTTAAGCCAATCTCGCATTCTCAATGGATCAACAGCAATTCTCGACCCTAAATCAGGTAAAATACTTGCTTTATCCCAAAATGGAGGCAATCGTAACGCCATTGTTTCCGTAAGTTCCCGCGCTCCTGCTGCAAGCCTTATGAAAATCATTACCGCAGCTGCTGCCATTGAAAAAAGAAATTTAAACCCCTACGATGAAATCGCTTTTCGGGGAGGCTGTGGTTCTTTAAGAAATGGCAATTGGCTCGCCGATCCCGCACGAGATTCTCAAAGATTAACATTTGCCAAAGCGTTTGGTTCCAGTTGCAATACCGCTTTTGCACGCATAGCTCTTTATGACGTAGGTCTTTCTTCCTTAAAATCAATGGCTGAAAAGTTTTTATTTAATAAACCCATTCCAAGCGATGTTAAATTGCAAACAAGCATGTTTCTATTGCCCGATCCCGATACCGCAACACCACAAGAAGTTGCCGAAGCAGGAGCTGGCTTTGGTGCAACTCGTTTAAATCCTATTCATGCCGCTCTTTTATCTGCAACCGTCAACAATCATGGTATCATGATGGCTCCTTATCTTATTGAAGCAGCATATAATTCTGATGGGAAGGAAGTTTATCGTGCTAAGCCAATGCAAATTGGCCGTGTTATAACTGCTCAAACCGCGTCAAAAATTGAAACATTGATGCTCGCAACAATATCATCAGGAACAAGCCGGAGAACATTTCATAAAGCGGGAACACGTGCAGACGCTAATGAAATTGGTGGAAAAACAGGAACTCTGCTCGACCCTGAAAATAGAGATGTTCTATATACCTGGTTTAGTGGTATTGCTCCCTTAAATAGTCCTAACAGCATTGCCATAGGGACTGTGGTGGCGAGTCCGCAAAATTGGGTCATTCGTGCGAGCTCCGTTGCTCAAACGACATTGGCCGATTATCTCAAATTTGAACGTAGTGACAGTAGGGTTGCAAGTAGAAGCAATTAA
- a CDS encoding bactofilin family protein: MKDTKVLSSTQSVDNVSKKYKGVPFSLLGSQTFFQGKVILKGEARLAGHIEGTIISEDVLIIEESALIKGEIHGIVVEVSGVFEGNLHAAELLRLTPTARVEGDIAAYKLVVEEGAKLLGKLSSLDPPRHLKDDITLTVVS, translated from the coding sequence ATGAAAGATACGAAGGTCTTGTCGTCAACCCAAAGTGTTGATAACGTTTCAAAAAAATATAAAGGAGTGCCCTTTTCACTCTTGGGAAGCCAAACATTTTTTCAAGGCAAAGTCATCCTCAAGGGAGAAGCTCGTCTCGCGGGGCATATTGAAGGTACAATTATTTCAGAAGATGTTCTCATTATTGAAGAATCTGCTTTAATTAAAGGGGAAATCCACGGCATCGTGGTTGAAGTCAGTGGGGTATTTGAAGGAAATTTGCATGCTGCTGAATTGCTGCGTCTGACGCCTACGGCGCGCGTTGAAGGCGATATTGCTGCTTACAAATTAGTAGTCGAAGAGGGGGCCAAGCTCTTAGGAAAATTATCATCTTTAGATCCTCCTAGGCATTTAAAAGATGATATTACTTTAACAGTTGTGTCTTAG
- a CDS encoding COX15/CtaA family protein: MKNIKYFSRYAWFFLAFNFYVILGGAYVRATGSGAGCGEHWPLCNGNVVPQFSTAHTMIEYTHRVSSGIVLIGAIILLIWSFKVTEKQNPIRTSAVVAFGFVIFEALLGAGLVLLGLVAKNDSWFRAIVMSLHLVGTFMLIASIALTAAWSSGFGTFKKSAQSKKILPISFIIIGMFIVGMSGAITALGDTIFKPNYIGEGLINDIHSGDHFLKSLRVYHPIFAVIISLYTVFTSWSMVNKNSSILLKRLFLSIALIFSIQIISGFINIALMAPVWMQIFHLLTADLTWIFCVLFSSQVLSEEIPVEKSFQHA; the protein is encoded by the coding sequence ATGAAAAACATTAAATATTTCTCTAGGTATGCTTGGTTCTTTCTTGCCTTTAATTTTTACGTGATTTTAGGGGGAGCTTATGTTAGAGCTACAGGATCGGGAGCGGGTTGTGGTGAGCATTGGCCATTGTGTAATGGCAATGTTGTTCCGCAGTTTTCGACTGCGCATACCATGATTGAATATACCCACCGCGTATCGAGTGGTATTGTCTTAATTGGTGCGATTATTTTGTTAATTTGGTCGTTTAAGGTAACTGAAAAGCAGAATCCTATTCGCACTTCCGCTGTTGTCGCTTTTGGATTTGTTATATTTGAAGCACTTTTAGGTGCTGGTCTTGTTTTACTTGGTCTTGTTGCAAAAAATGATTCTTGGTTTCGTGCTATTGTTATGTCATTACATTTAGTTGGTACATTTATGTTAATTGCTTCAATTGCATTAACAGCAGCATGGTCTTCTGGGTTTGGTACTTTCAAAAAGAGCGCGCAAAGTAAAAAGATTTTACCCATTTCATTTATTATTATTGGTATGTTTATTGTTGGAATGTCTGGTGCAATTACAGCGCTTGGAGATACTATATTTAAACCTAATTATATTGGTGAAGGTCTTATTAATGATATTCATAGTGGAGATCATTTTTTAAAATCTCTTCGAGTTTATCATCCAATTTTTGCAGTTATTATTTCATTATATACCGTTTTTACAAGTTGGAGTATGGTAAATAAAAATTCTTCAATTTTATTAAAAAGGTTATTTTTAAGTATTGCTCTTATTTTTTCTATTCAAATTATTTCAGGTTTTATTAATATTGCTCTTATGGCACCTGTCTGGATGCAAATATTTCATTTATTAACTGCAGATTTGACCTGGATATTTTGTGTTTTATTTAGCAGTCAGGTTCTGTCCGAGGAGATACCCGTTGAAAAATCGTTCCAACACGCTTAA
- a CDS encoding multidrug effflux MFS transporter codes for MKNRSNTLKIFILILIVSLSTFSTDTYVPSLPHMVTDLNTTQPLIQLTLSFYMIGFAISMLTCGSLSDRYGRRPILLGGISIYFIATLACIFATNVWILIIARFFQALGGCCGIVIGRTIVRDAFEKKDQVKVFTYIATGMAISPAIAPIVGGAMQNYWGWRSTFILLLVISFSILLLTYYKLEETNHNLNPKATCPINLFKSYVSMITNRAYMGYTLAITFAWCAYFSFISSSSFIFQDVIGVSPIIYGVIFGFVSLGYISGTVLARKLSNKFQIDNLIFIATLFCFVGSSILFLFAIFNFISVFVILFPIIIMMIGIGIIFPLTQVGMMDIFPKMLGIASGLFFFIEIMTGVLAGYAAGSFKAQSQLPMASVMLISSVLLVTSFYFLILRKKLNFIK; via the coding sequence TTGAAAAATCGTTCCAACACGCTTAAAATATTTATTCTCATTTTAATTGTTTCGCTTTCTACTTTTTCAACTGATACGTATGTCCCTTCCTTGCCTCACATGGTAACAGATTTAAATACGACGCAGCCCTTAATACAATTAACCCTTAGCTTTTATATGATTGGTTTTGCTATTTCCATGTTAACATGTGGTTCTTTATCCGATCGTTATGGCAGACGCCCTATCCTTCTTGGCGGAATTTCAATTTATTTTATAGCAACATTAGCTTGTATTTTTGCTACAAATGTTTGGATACTTATTATTGCGCGTTTCTTTCAAGCTCTTGGCGGATGCTGTGGTATTGTTATAGGTAGAACCATTGTCCGTGATGCTTTTGAAAAAAAGGATCAAGTCAAAGTATTTACCTATATTGCTACAGGTATGGCTATTTCGCCTGCTATCGCACCTATCGTGGGAGGCGCCATGCAGAATTATTGGGGATGGCGATCTACTTTCATTTTACTTCTGGTGATTTCCTTTTCAATATTATTGCTTACTTATTACAAATTAGAAGAAACGAATCATAACTTAAACCCTAAAGCAACGTGCCCTATTAATTTATTTAAAAGTTATGTTAGTATGATAACAAATAGAGCTTATATGGGTTATACTTTAGCAATTACTTTTGCATGGTGCGCTTACTTCTCTTTTATTTCGTCTTCTTCATTTATTTTTCAAGATGTGATTGGAGTTTCACCCATTATTTATGGAGTGATATTTGGATTTGTTTCCTTAGGCTATATATCGGGAACGGTTTTAGCAAGAAAACTATCTAATAAGTTTCAAATAGATAATCTTATTTTTATAGCGACCTTATTTTGTTTTGTGGGTTCTTCTATTTTATTTTTATTTGCAATATTCAATTTTATTTCGGTATTTGTCATTTTATTTCCTATCATAATTATGATGATTGGTATAGGTATTATATTTCCTTTAACCCAAGTTGGAATGATGGATATTTTTCCAAAAATGCTCGGTATTGCATCAGGTTTATTTTTCTTTATTGAAATTATGACTGGTGTGTTAGCTGGTTATGCAGCTGGCTCGTTTAAAGCCCAATCCCAACTTCCCATGGCTTCAGTCATGCTCATTTCATCTGTTTTATTAGTGACGTCATTTTATTTTTTAATACTAAGGAAGAAATTAAATTTTATAAAATAA
- a CDS encoding class I SAM-dependent methyltransferase: protein MTPIARGIQKDGVLHTFELEEKHAAQAAESFQKADVSHLIKQYVGPALENLKTIEKEGPFDAVFIDADKVSYPDYLTWAEKNLKIGGLIIGDNTFAWGNIHNTNIQDKELAQKVNALRDFNARIMRNPKFRATILPTGEGLTVGIKIA from the coding sequence ATCACACCAATTGCCCGTGGTATTCAAAAAGACGGCGTATTACATACATTTGAGCTTGAAGAAAAACATGCGGCTCAAGCAGCAGAATCCTTTCAAAAAGCCGATGTTTCACATTTGATAAAGCAATACGTAGGCCCTGCTCTCGAAAACTTAAAAACCATAGAAAAAGAGGGCCCTTTTGATGCTGTTTTTATAGATGCCGACAAAGTATCCTACCCAGATTATCTCACTTGGGCTGAGAAAAATTTAAAAATTGGCGGACTCATAATTGGAGACAATACATTTGCTTGGGGTAATATTCATAATACTAATATTCAAGACAAAGAACTTGCTCAAAAAGTAAATGCTTTAAGAGATTTTAATGCTCGTATTATGCGTAATCCGAAATTTAGAGCTACTATACTTCCTACAGGAGAAGGCTTAACTGTAGGAATTAAAATCGCGTAA
- a CDS encoding IS3 family transposase — MLEKLNYPILLLCKVMCVSKSGFYKWLECKDKNHQFEFSLEEEIKKIHTSSRGTYGRRRILSTLKKSFIKVGKKRISKIMKKLNLNGVGKPKFKTTTKVDRQAIHFPNLISGDFTSYKPNELWTSDITYIPTKEGWVYLCIILDTFSRAIIGWSMQDNLKREIVLNSLNMAYKKRSHFPNGIIFHSDKGSQYSSKEVRKYLKLNHFHQSMSNSCYENSITETFFSTLKKELVHRCNFLTRKEAKSSIIEYIEVFYNRIRAHSALDYLAPLEYEKNYEI; from the coding sequence TTGCTAGAGAAGCTTAATTATCCTATTCTTTTACTTTGCAAAGTAATGTGCGTTTCTAAAAGTGGATTTTATAAATGGCTTGAGTGTAAAGATAAAAATCATCAATTTGAGTTTAGCCTTGAAGAAGAAATAAAAAAAATACATACTTCTTCAAGGGGTACATATGGAAGACGGCGAATTTTATCAACACTTAAAAAGTCATTTATTAAAGTTGGAAAAAAACGAATATCCAAGATTATGAAGAAACTAAATCTGAATGGGGTCGGCAAACCTAAATTTAAAACAACAACAAAGGTTGATAGGCAAGCGATACATTTTCCGAATTTAATTTCAGGGGATTTTACTTCCTATAAGCCCAACGAACTTTGGACCAGCGATATTACTTATATTCCAACGAAAGAGGGCTGGGTTTATTTGTGCATAATATTGGATACTTTTTCAAGAGCAATAATTGGTTGGAGCATGCAAGATAATCTAAAAAGAGAAATTGTTTTGAATTCACTAAACATGGCATACAAAAAAAGATCTCATTTTCCAAATGGAATAATTTTTCATAGTGACAAAGGATCACAATATTCAAGTAAAGAAGTTAGAAAATATTTAAAATTAAATCATTTTCATCAAAGCATGAGCAATAGCTGCTATGAGAATTCTATTACAGAAACATTTTTTTCCACTCTAAAAAAAGAATTGGTACATCGATGCAATTTTCTTACTAGAAAAGAAGCAAAATCTTCGATTATAGAATATATTGAGGTGTTTTATAATCGAATTCGTGCGCACTCTGCCCTTGATTATCTTGCACCATTAGAGTATGAAAAAAATTATGAAATTTAA
- a CDS encoding transposase: protein MVKKKSVKSQYSLEFKNQVLEVLENSPKSMAQIAREFEVSYPTLNSWKRSIGEKENSNIKKNSDELKKLKREYELLKKENEILKKAASFFAKQLD from the coding sequence ATGGTAAAGAAGAAATCAGTTAAAAGTCAATATTCTCTTGAGTTTAAAAACCAAGTCCTTGAAGTCTTAGAAAATAGCCCTAAAAGCATGGCTCAGATAGCTAGGGAGTTTGAGGTTTCCTACCCCACTCTGAATAGCTGGAAGCGTTCTATTGGCGAAAAGGAAAATTCAAATATAAAGAAAAACTCTGACGAATTGAAAAAGCTAAAGCGAGAATACGAGCTTTTAAAAAAGGAAAATGAAATCCTAAAAAAGGCGGCAAGCTTCTTTGCAAAGCAACTCGATTAA
- a CDS encoding 2Fe-2S iron-sulfur cluster-binding protein, whose protein sequence is MEKIPSAEILSKSVKITVLNKLGKTIDEFDMRAGTNLWVFLRKRGLPIGAACSGVGVCGACHVKVISSDMNSISEKNDFEKETLIKNQKSEKERLACLCRVFSDIKIQADYW, encoded by the coding sequence ATGGAAAAAATCCCTTCTGCTGAAATATTATCTAAATCAGTTAAAATTACCGTATTAAATAAACTGGGTAAAACCATAGATGAGTTTGATATGAGGGCGGGGACAAATCTTTGGGTTTTTCTAAGAAAAAGAGGACTTCCCATTGGAGCGGCTTGCTCGGGTGTAGGCGTGTGCGGCGCTTGTCACGTTAAAGTAATCTCTAGTGATATGAATTCTATTTCTGAGAAAAATGATTTTGAAAAGGAAACGCTCATAAAAAATCAAAAATCAGAAAAGGAGCGCCTTGCTTGTTTATGCCGCGTCTTTTCTGATATTAAAATACAAGCGGATTATTGGTAA
- a CDS encoding enoyl-CoA hydratase/isomerase family protein, with protein MSDRFTSLEFNGKKAILQINRPTLLNSLNFQVLKEIHDHCLLLKNNADIQVVIVCGAGEKAFVAGADIKEMLEFKSNKEAQDFSEFGSKTFSLLENLPQIVIARVQGFALGGGLELALACDFIVASEKAKFGLPEVTLGLIPGFGGTQRLARRIGASKAIEWISSAEKYSAADALSCALVNHVVKQEELNSFTDQLSDKIIKNAPTAIRIAKTVIRQGLHCHLESGCALESKEFGNLFLKEESHEGMQAFIEKRPANF; from the coding sequence ATGAGCGATAGATTTACCAGCTTAGAATTCAATGGCAAAAAAGCTATTCTTCAAATTAATAGACCTACTCTTCTGAACTCATTAAATTTTCAAGTATTGAAAGAAATTCATGACCACTGTTTATTGTTAAAAAACAATGCTGATATTCAAGTTGTCATTGTCTGCGGTGCAGGAGAAAAAGCCTTTGTTGCAGGCGCAGATATTAAAGAAATGTTAGAATTTAAAAGTAACAAAGAAGCACAAGATTTTTCTGAATTTGGTTCCAAAACATTTTCATTATTAGAAAACCTTCCTCAGATTGTCATTGCCCGCGTTCAAGGCTTTGCTTTAGGAGGAGGTCTTGAGCTTGCTTTAGCATGTGATTTTATAGTTGCCTCTGAAAAAGCAAAATTCGGATTACCAGAAGTGACTTTAGGACTCATTCCTGGATTTGGTGGCACACAGCGTCTAGCTCGCCGTATAGGAGCTTCAAAAGCTATTGAGTGGATTTCTTCGGCAGAAAAATACAGCGCTGCCGATGCCCTTTCATGCGCTCTCGTCAATCACGTTGTAAAACAGGAAGAACTGAATTCTTTCACAGATCAATTATCTGATAAAATTATTAAAAATGCCCCCACAGCGATACGCATTGCCAAAACAGTCATAAGACAGGGATTGCATTGTCATTTAGAATCGGGTTGTGCTTTAGAATCAAAAGAATTTGGCAATCTTTTTCTAAAAGAAGAATCTCATGAAGGCATGCAAGCATTTATTGAAAAAAGACCTGCAAATTTTTAG
- a CDS encoding DsbA family protein yields the protein MSSGKFIIGGIFIAAAIVGSIPLFFHDYKKIANNLPGFSSSAPGNNKNSAATSDVLGKYNGITLKRTELTTQEKQALFEAESQTHKAIENILAKRYFDEIVKDYMKKKNLTNASAAERMFIQEKSSISLEQIKQFIKENADNAQLKGKTFEQQEALVKPYLQNQAAGSYFRDLVAKAVSEGDIEVTGASKPSTPKVNIDIGNSPSKGPKDAPITIVEFADFQCPYCATAQPTVEEVLKKYKGKVRYVFKNYPLVQIHPEAIPAAIAAECANKQDKYWQMHDGLFENHNKLGEETYNKLAQNIGLKLDEFNNCRKDTSVRDKINAEMEYGQSLGINATPAFYINGIQLMGSLPKAEFEKVINSELASKN from the coding sequence ATGTCTTCAGGAAAGTTTATAATTGGCGGAATATTTATTGCCGCAGCAATTGTTGGCTCAATTCCCTTATTTTTTCACGATTACAAAAAAATTGCAAATAATTTACCTGGATTCTCATCATCTGCTCCAGGAAATAATAAAAATTCAGCTGCGACTTCTGATGTTCTTGGGAAATACAATGGCATTACATTGAAAAGAACGGAACTGACAACTCAGGAAAAACAAGCTCTTTTTGAAGCAGAAAGTCAAACCCATAAAGCCATAGAAAATATTTTAGCAAAAAGATATTTCGATGAAATTGTTAAAGACTATATGAAGAAGAAAAACTTAACGAACGCAAGCGCTGCTGAACGAATGTTTATTCAAGAGAAATCATCAATATCTCTTGAGCAAATTAAACAATTTATTAAAGAAAATGCTGATAATGCACAGCTTAAAGGAAAAACTTTCGAACAACAGGAAGCCTTAGTTAAGCCTTATTTGCAAAATCAAGCGGCTGGTTCCTACTTTAGAGATTTGGTAGCAAAAGCCGTATCTGAAGGCGATATTGAAGTCACCGGAGCAAGTAAACCCTCAACTCCAAAAGTAAACATCGATATCGGCAATTCACCTTCAAAAGGCCCTAAAGACGCTCCCATTACCATTGTCGAATTTGCCGATTTCCAATGTCCTTATTGCGCGACAGCTCAACCAACAGTTGAAGAAGTATTAAAAAAATACAAAGGCAAAGTTCGTTACGTCTTTAAAAATTATCCCTTGGTTCAAATTCATCCCGAAGCCATTCCTGCTGCCATTGCAGCAGAATGTGCTAATAAACAAGATAAATACTGGCAAATGCACGATGGCTTATTTGAAAATCATAATAAATTAGGTGAAGAAACATATAATAAACTTGCTCAAAATATTGGCTTAAAATTAGATGAGTTTAATAATTGTCGTAAAGATACTTCCGTTCGGGACAAAATTAATGCGGAAATGGAATACGGACAAAGTCTTGGGATAAATGCTACTCCCGCATTTTATATCAATGGAATTCAGTTAATGGGATCCTTACCTAAAGCTGAATTTGAAAAAGTGATTAATAGTGAATTAGCTTCTAAAAATTAA
- a CDS encoding Rpn family recombination-promoting nuclease/putative transposase, with the protein MEQNKLLDIKVDYVFKRIFGENEDIFIDFVNKILYLENENKIISAQFINTEMNKNSLLDKSSRFDVLAHLNDGSYLNIEVQMCCTHEYDKRCLYYWAKLYENQLKKGEDYNLLRPAICIHVLNFKLFNEKDSFLTKLNVVDMETQKIFSNDFQIIFLEVPKPLKASYNELANWMRFLKGAQKEEIIAMGNPVILKAQEKLEYLSHDPETRAYYDSRQKYLHDYATEIRYREEKGRQEGRQEGVEVVAKNLILKGMPIDFVASVTNLSMEEIKKISEN; encoded by the coding sequence TTGGAACAAAATAAATTATTAGATATTAAGGTTGATTATGTTTTTAAAAGAATTTTTGGAGAAAATGAAGATATTTTTATAGATTTTGTAAATAAAATATTATATTTAGAAAATGAAAATAAAATAATATCGGCTCAATTTATAAATACGGAGATGAATAAAAACAGTCTTTTAGATAAATCATCCAGGTTTGATGTCCTAGCTCATTTAAATGACGGAAGTTACTTAAATATAGAAGTGCAAATGTGCTGTACCCATGAATATGATAAAAGATGTTTGTATTATTGGGCAAAGTTATATGAAAATCAATTAAAAAAAGGAGAAGATTATAATTTGCTGCGACCTGCAATATGCATTCATGTTTTAAACTTTAAACTTTTCAATGAAAAAGATTCTTTTTTGACAAAACTTAATGTTGTGGATATGGAAACTCAAAAAATATTTTCCAATGATTTTCAAATCATCTTTTTAGAAGTTCCCAAACCACTCAAAGCATCATATAATGAACTTGCAAACTGGATGCGCTTTTTGAAAGGCGCTCAAAAAGAGGAGATTATTGCCATGGGTAATCCCGTAATTTTAAAAGCACAAGAAAAGTTAGAATATTTAAGTCACGATCCAGAAACCAGAGCCTACTATGATTCCAGGCAAAAATATTTGCATGATTATGCCACAGAAATTCGTTATAGGGAGGAGAAAGGCCGTCAGGAAGGCCGTCAAGAAGGAGTGGAAGTGGTGGCTAAAAATCTAATTTTAAAAGGCATGCCAATTGATTTCGTTGCTTCAGTGACAAATTTATCTATGGAAGAAATTAAAAAAATTTCAGAAAATTAA
- a CDS encoding alpha/beta fold hydrolase: protein MIKVHFIHGFLGFPSDWDSFKEDMNEYNYKFHSISDYMSPHSNNENSKFVLWAMKFNSSVFKEPIKNKNILIGYSLGGRLALHALIQSNKWDAAIIVSANPGLSHEAEKQARIANDIAWANRFLNEKWENVMESWNSQGVFSNMKNILTRDEKQFNKNEVASMLTDFSLGKQENLREKIKSLHIPILWLAGDKDSKFANVTMEMKELINTIEIKIIADAGHRIPWEKPKEFKEVCFNFINKNLIK from the coding sequence ATGATAAAAGTTCATTTTATTCACGGATTTTTAGGATTTCCCTCCGACTGGGATTCTTTTAAAGAAGACATGAATGAATATAATTATAAATTTCATTCCATTTCAGATTATATGTCACCTCATTCCAATAACGAAAATTCAAAGTTTGTTTTATGGGCAATGAAGTTCAACTCTTCTGTTTTTAAAGAGCCTATAAAGAATAAGAATATTCTTATAGGATATTCACTGGGGGGAAGACTTGCTCTTCACGCCTTAATTCAAAGCAATAAATGGGATGCTGCTATTATTGTTTCTGCAAATCCGGGGCTTTCTCATGAAGCTGAAAAACAAGCGCGTATTGCAAATGACATTGCTTGGGCTAATCGCTTTTTAAATGAAAAATGGGAAAATGTAATGGAGTCGTGGAATTCTCAAGGGGTATTTTCGAATATGAAAAATATCCTCACCCGCGACGAAAAACAATTTAATAAAAATGAAGTGGCATCCATGTTGACGGATTTTTCTTTAGGAAAACAAGAAAATTTAAGAGAGAAAATAAAATCATTACATATCCCAATTCTTTGGCTTGCAGGTGATAAAGACAGTAAATTTGCAAATGTCACTATGGAAATGAAAGAATTAATTAATACAATTGAAATAAAAATTATTGCAGATGCGGGACACAGGATTCCTTGGGAAAAACCTAAGGAGTTTAAAGAAGTTTGTTTCAATTTTATAAATAAAAATTTAATAAAATGA
- a CDS encoding SdpI family protein, producing MDFKFYQSNIEYGIINFIFLIVAFLIVKVKINKWVGYRTCKSMSSLSNWRILNKKLAKYIAITQIISLFLNFILFLLKYININLGKEIFLLLDILLLIYFVFSIFFSFALTTLQEDKL from the coding sequence ATGGATTTCAAATTTTACCAATCTAATATTGAATACGGAATAATAAATTTCATCTTTTTAATTGTTGCATTCCTTATTGTAAAAGTAAAAATAAATAAATGGGTGGGATACCGTACTTGTAAAAGCATGTCTTCTTTATCCAATTGGCGCATTTTAAATAAAAAATTAGCAAAGTATATTGCTATAACGCAGATAATTAGTTTATTTCTCAATTTTATTTTGTTTTTATTAAAGTATATTAATATAAATTTGGGAAAAGAAATATTTTTATTGCTCGATATTTTATTGTTAATTTATTTTGTCTTTAGCATATTCTTTTCTTTTGCATTAACGACTCTTCAGGAAGATAAACTTTGA